From the genome of Apodemus sylvaticus chromosome 3, mApoSyl1.1, whole genome shotgun sequence, one region includes:
- the Epha2 gene encoding ephrin type-A receptor 2, with the protein MELRAAAFCLSLLCSCALAAAAAQGKEVVLLDFAAMKGELGWLTHPYGKGWDLMQNIMNDMPIYMYSVCNVVSGDQDNWLRTNWVYREEAERIFIELKFTVRDCNSFPGGASSCKETFNLYYAESDVDYGTNFQKRQFTKIDTIAPDEITVSSDFEARNVKLNVEERMVGPLTRKGFYLAFQDIGACVALLSVRVYYKKCPEMLQSLARFPETIAVAVSDAQPLATVAGTCVDHAVVPYGGEGPLMHCTVDGEWLVPIGQCLCQEGYEKVEDTCRACSPGFFKSEASESPCLECPEHTLPSAEGATFCQCEEGYFRAPEDPLSMSCTRPPSAPHYLTAIGMGAKVELRWTAPQDTGGRQDIVYSVTCEQCWPETGECGPCEASVRYSEPPHALTRTSVTVSDLEPHMNYTFVVEARNGVSGLVTSRSFRTASVSINQTEPPKVRLEDRSTTSLSITWSIPVPQQSRVWKYEVTYRKKGDANSYNVRRTEGFSVILDDLAPDTTYLVQVQALTQEGQGAGSKVHEFQTLSTEGSANMAVIGAVSVGAVLLLVLAGVGFFIHRRRRNLRARQSSEDVYFSKSEQLKPLKTYVDPHTYEDPNQAVLKFTTEIHPSCVSRQKVIGAGEFGEVYKGTLKASSGKKEIPVAIKTLKAGYTEKQRIDFLSEASIMGQFSHHNIIRLEGVVSKYKPMMIITEYMENGALDKFLRKDGEFSVLQLVGMLRGIASGMKYLANMNYVHRDLAARNILVNSNLVCKVSDFGLSRVLEDDPEATYTTSGGKIPIRWTAPEAISYRKFTSASDVWSYGIVMWEVMTYGERPYWDLSNHEVMKAINEGFRLPTPMDCPSAIYQLMMQCWQQDRSRRPKFADIVSILDKLIRAPDSLKTLADFDPRVSIRLPSTSGSEGVPFRTVSEWLESIKMQQYTEHFMVAGYTAIEKVAQMSNEDIKRIGIRLPGHQKRIAYSLLGLKDQVNTVGIPI; encoded by the exons TTGTTCTGTTGGACTTCGCAGCGATGAAGGGGGAACTCGGCTGGCTCACACACCCCTACGGCAAAGGG tgggacCTAATGCAGAACATCATGAACGACATGCCTATATATATGTACTCCGTGTGCAACGTGGTGTCTGGCGACCAGGACAATTGGCTCCGGACCAACTGGGTGTACCGGGAGGAGGCCGAACGCATCTTTATTGAACTCAAGTTCACCGTGCGAGACTGCAACAGCTTCCCGGGTGGCGCCAGCTCCTGCAAAGAGACCTTCAACCTCTACTATGCAGAGTCGGATGTGGACTATGGTACCAACTTCCAGAAGCGCCAGTTCACCAAGATCGACACCATCGCCCCCGACGAGATCACAGTGAGCAGTGACTTCGAGGCTCGGAACGTCAAGCTGAACGTGGAGGAGCGCATGGTGGGGCCCCTTACCCGGAAGGGCTTCTACCTGGCTTTCCAGGACATTGGCGCCTGTGTGGCGCTGCTCTCCGTTCGCGTCTACTACAAGAAGTGCCCCGAGATGCTGCAAAGCTTGGCTCGCTTCCCCGAGACCATTGCTGTTGCCGTCTCGGATGCACAACCCCTGGCCACGGTGGCCGGGACCTGCGTGGACCACGCCGTGGTGCCTTATGGGGGCGAGGGGCCGCTCATGCACTGCACGGTGGATGGCGAGTGGCTGGTGCCCATCGGGCAGTGCCTGTGCCAGGAAGGCTACGAGAAGGTCGAGGATACCTGCCGAG CCTGTTCTCCTGGATTCTTCAAGTCTGAGGCATCTGAGAGCCCTTGCCTGGAGTGTCCGGAGCATACCCTGCCATCCGCAGAGGGTGCCACCTTCTGCCAGTGCGAAGAAGGCTATTTCAGGGCACCCGAGGACCCACTGTCCATGTCTTGCACAC GTCCACCCTCTGCCCCCCACTACCTCACGGCCATTGGCATGGGTGCCAAAGTAGAACTGCGTTGGACAGCACCCCAGGACACTGGTGGCCGCCAGGACATCGTCTATAGTGTCACCTGTGAACAGTGCTGGCCAGAGACTGGCGAGTGTGGGCCCTGTGAGGCCAGCGTGCGATACTCAGAACCTCCTCACGCCCTGACCCGTACAAGTGTGACAGTCAGCGACCTAGAGCCTCACATGAACTATACCTTCGTGGTCGAAGCCCGCAACGGTGTCTCAGGCCTGGTGACCAGCCGAAGCTTCCGGACTGCCAGTGTTAGCATTAACCAAACAG aGCCCCCCAAGGTGAGACTGGAGGATCGAAGCACCACCTCCCTCAGCATCACCTGGAGCATCCCCGTGCCACAGCAGAGCCGCGTGTGGAAGTATGAAGTCACCTATCGCAAGAAG GGGGATGCCAACAGCTATAACGTGCGGCGCACAGAAGGCTTCTCCGTGATCCTGGACGACCTGGCTCCCGACACTACGTACCTGGTGCAGGTGCAGGCACTGACACAGGAGGGCCAGGGAGCCGGCAGCAAAGTGCACGAGTTCCAGACACTGT CTACGGAAGGGTCTGCCAACATGGCGGTGATCGGCGCCGTGTCTGTCGGCGCTGTCTTGCTTCTAGTGCTGGCGGGAGTTGGCTTCTTCATCCATCGAAG GAGGAGGAACCTGCGGGCCCGCCAGTCCTCTGAGGACGTCTATTTTTCCAAGTCAG AACAATTGAAGCCCCTGAAGACGTATGTGGACCCTCACACTTACGAAGACCCCAACCAGGCCGTCCTCAAGTTTACCACCGAGATCCACCCATCCTGTGTCTCCAGGCAGAAGGTCATTGGAGCAG GAGAGTTTGGAGAGGTCTATAAAGGGACCCTGAAGGCATCCTCGGGGAAGAAGGAGATACCAGTGGCCATCAAGACACTGAAAGCTGGCTACACCGAGAAGCAGCGGATAGACTTCCTGAGCGAGGCCAGCATTATGGGCCAGTTCAGTCATCACAATATCATCCGCCTGGAGGGCGTTGTCTCTAAAT ATAAGCCCATGATGATCATCACAGAGTACATGGAGAACGGAGCGTTAGACAAGTTCCTTCGG AAGGATGGCGAATTCAGCGTGCTGCAGCTGGTGGGCATGCTGCGGGGCATCGCATCCGGCATGAAGTACCTGGCCAACATGAACTACGTGCACCGGGACCTGGCCGCGCGCAATATCCTGGTCAACAGCAACCTGGTGTGCAAGGTGTCCGATTTTGGCCTGTCGCGCGTGCTGGAGGATGACCCTGAGGCCACCTACACCACTAGT GGCGGCAAGATCCCCATTCGATGGACAGCCCCAGAGGCCATTTCCTACCGCAAGTTCACCTCAGCCAGTGACGTGTGGAGCTATGGAATTGTCATGTGGGAAGTGATGACATATGGCGAGAGGCCCTACTGGGACCTGTCAAACCATGAG GTCATGAAAGCCATCAACGAAGGCTTCCGGCTCCCCACGCCCATGGACTGCCCTTCAGCCATTTACCAGCTCATGATGCAGTGTTGGCAGCAAGACCGCTCCCGCCGGCCCAAGTTCGCCGACATCGTCAGCATCCTGGACAAGCTCATCCGGGCCCCCGACTCCCTCAAGACCCTGGCTGACTTCGACCCCCG GGTGTCCATCCGGCTGCCCAGCACCAGCGGCTCGGAGGGGGTCCCCTTCCGCACGGTGTCCGAGTGGCTGGAGAGCATCAAGATGCAGCAGTACACCGAGCACTTCATGGTGGCCGGCTACACGGCCATCGAGAAAGTGGCACAGATGTCCAACGA AGACATCAAAAGGATCGGAATTCGTCTTCCTGGCCACCAGAAGCGCATTGCCTACAGCCTGCTGGGACTCAAGGACCAGGTCAACACAGTAGGAATTCCCATCTGA